The Mycteria americana isolate JAX WOST 10 ecotype Jacksonville Zoo and Gardens chromosome 25, USCA_MyAme_1.0, whole genome shotgun sequence genome includes a window with the following:
- the LOC142420865 gene encoding lysosomal acid glucosylceramidase-like isoform X1, which produces MGATGALGWRLLLLLQALHRAAGARPCSPKYFGRDAMVCVCNATYCDTLDPVVLPAPGTYVKYESSKAGKRLERSEGSFQRSLRAPDLLLTVDTTQRYQKVKGFGGSVTDAAAINILSLPETAQDHLLRSYFSEEGLEYNLVRLPMASCDFSLHAYTYDDVPFDYELTHFSLRDEDTKLKIPLLHRALAMSKRPLSLYASPWTSPAWMKTSESFVGKGTLKGQAGDKYHKTWANYFVRFLDEYAKHNLTFWAVTAENEPTAGLINNYPFQCLGFTAEQQRDFIARDLGPALANSSHRHVQLIILDDNRLHLPHWAKVVLEDEEAARYVHGIGIHWYLDFIGPIQDTVVPTHELFPDYFILATEACIGAHFWERDVILGCWDRGNQYSHSILMNLNHFVVGWTDWNLALDLEGGPNWVKNYVDSPIIVDTSEGIFYKQPMFYHMGHFSKFIPEGSQRVGLIASKESKKTDLEYTAFLRPDGAVVVVVLNRSPQNVTFGLADTVGLIAAMAPASSIQTYLWQRQ; this is translated from the exons ATGGGGGCCACCGGTGCCCTgggctggcggctgctgctgctgctgcaggcccTGCACCGGGCCGCAG gtgcccggccctgcagccccaAGTACTTCGGCCGCGACGCCATGGTGTGCGTCTGCAACGCCACGTACTGCGACACGCTGGACCCCGTGGTCCTGCCGGCCCCGGGCACCTACGTCAAGTACGAGAGCAGCAAGGCCGGCAAGCGGCTGGAGCGCAGCGAGGGGAGCTTCCAGCGCAGCCTGCGTGCCCCAG ATCTCCTCCTGACCGTGGACACGACGCAGCGGTACCAGAAGGTGAAGGGTTTCGGTGGCTCCGTCACCGACGCGGCTGCCATAAACATCCTTTCCCTGCCAGAAACAGCCCAGGATCACCTGCTGCGCTCGTACTTCTCTGAGGAAG GGCTGGAGTACAACCTCGTCCGCCTCCCTATGGCCAGCTGCGACTTCTCCCTCCATGCCTACACCTACGACGATGTTCCCTTCGACTACGAGCTCACCCACTTCAGCCTGCGAGATGAGGACACGAAGCTGAAG ATCCCCCTCCTGCATCGAGCCTTGGCCATGAGCAAGCGGCCGCTGTCGCTGTACGCGAGCCCCTGGACCTCCCCAGCCTGGATGAAGACCAGCGAGTCCTTTGTGGGGAAGGGCACGCtgaaggggcaggcaggggacaagTACCACAAGACCTGGGCCAACTACTTTGTACG GTTCCTGGACGAATACGCCAAGCACAACCTGACCTTCTGGGCGGTGACAGCGGAGAACGAGCCCACGGCCGGGCTCATCAACAACTACCCCTTCCAGTGCCTGGGCTTCACAGCTGAGCAGCAGCGGGACTTCATCGCCCGGGACCTGGGCCCCGCGCTGGCCAACAGCTCCCACCGCCACGTCCAGCTCATCATCCTGGACGACAACCGGCTCCACCTCCCGCACTGGGCCAAAGTG GTCCTGGAGGATGAAGAGGCAGCTCGCTACGTCCATGGCATCGGCATCCACTGGTACTTGGACTTCATCGGTCCCATACAGGACACAGTGGTGCCCACTCACGAGCTCTTCCCTGACTACTTCATCCTGGCCACGGAGGCGTGCATCGGGGCCCATTTCTGGGAGAGGGATGTGATCCTGGGCTGCTGGGACCGGGGGAACCAGTACAGCCACAGCATCCTGATG AACCTGAACCACTTTGTGGTCGGCTGGACCGACTGGAACCTGGCCCTGGACCTGGAGGGGGGCCCCAACTGGGTCAAGAACTACGTGGACAGCCCCATCATCGTGGACACCAGTGAAGGCATCTTCTACAAGCAGCCCATGTTCTACCACATGGGGCACTTCAG TAAGTTCATCCCTGAGGGCTCCCAGCGCGTGGGGCTCATCGCCTCCAAAGAGTCCAAGAAGACGGACCTGGAGTACACGGCTTTCCTGCGCCCCGACGGcgccgtggtggtggtggttctgAACCG GTCTCCACAGAACGTCACCTTCGGGCTGGCTGATACAGTTGGCCTCATCGCAGCCATGGCTCCGGCCAGCTCCATCCAGACCTACCTCTGGCAGCGGCAGTGA
- the LOC142420865 gene encoding lysosomal acid glucosylceramidase-like isoform X2 — MVCVCNATYCDTLDPVVLPAPGTYVKYESSKAGKRLERSEGSFQRSLRAPDLLLTVDTTQRYQKVKGFGGSVTDAAAINILSLPETAQDHLLRSYFSEEGLEYNLVRLPMASCDFSLHAYTYDDVPFDYELTHFSLRDEDTKLKIPLLHRALAMSKRPLSLYASPWTSPAWMKTSESFVGKGTLKGQAGDKYHKTWANYFVRFLDEYAKHNLTFWAVTAENEPTAGLINNYPFQCLGFTAEQQRDFIARDLGPALANSSHRHVQLIILDDNRLHLPHWAKVVLEDEEAARYVHGIGIHWYLDFIGPIQDTVVPTHELFPDYFILATEACIGAHFWERDVILGCWDRGNQYSHSILMNLNHFVVGWTDWNLALDLEGGPNWVKNYVDSPIIVDTSEGIFYKQPMFYHMGHFSKFIPEGSQRVGLIASKESKKTDLEYTAFLRPDGAVVVVVLNRSPQNVTFGLADTVGLIAAMAPASSIQTYLWQRQ, encoded by the exons ATGGTGTGCGTCTGCAACGCCACGTACTGCGACACGCTGGACCCCGTGGTCCTGCCGGCCCCGGGCACCTACGTCAAGTACGAGAGCAGCAAGGCCGGCAAGCGGCTGGAGCGCAGCGAGGGGAGCTTCCAGCGCAGCCTGCGTGCCCCAG ATCTCCTCCTGACCGTGGACACGACGCAGCGGTACCAGAAGGTGAAGGGTTTCGGTGGCTCCGTCACCGACGCGGCTGCCATAAACATCCTTTCCCTGCCAGAAACAGCCCAGGATCACCTGCTGCGCTCGTACTTCTCTGAGGAAG GGCTGGAGTACAACCTCGTCCGCCTCCCTATGGCCAGCTGCGACTTCTCCCTCCATGCCTACACCTACGACGATGTTCCCTTCGACTACGAGCTCACCCACTTCAGCCTGCGAGATGAGGACACGAAGCTGAAG ATCCCCCTCCTGCATCGAGCCTTGGCCATGAGCAAGCGGCCGCTGTCGCTGTACGCGAGCCCCTGGACCTCCCCAGCCTGGATGAAGACCAGCGAGTCCTTTGTGGGGAAGGGCACGCtgaaggggcaggcaggggacaagTACCACAAGACCTGGGCCAACTACTTTGTACG GTTCCTGGACGAATACGCCAAGCACAACCTGACCTTCTGGGCGGTGACAGCGGAGAACGAGCCCACGGCCGGGCTCATCAACAACTACCCCTTCCAGTGCCTGGGCTTCACAGCTGAGCAGCAGCGGGACTTCATCGCCCGGGACCTGGGCCCCGCGCTGGCCAACAGCTCCCACCGCCACGTCCAGCTCATCATCCTGGACGACAACCGGCTCCACCTCCCGCACTGGGCCAAAGTG GTCCTGGAGGATGAAGAGGCAGCTCGCTACGTCCATGGCATCGGCATCCACTGGTACTTGGACTTCATCGGTCCCATACAGGACACAGTGGTGCCCACTCACGAGCTCTTCCCTGACTACTTCATCCTGGCCACGGAGGCGTGCATCGGGGCCCATTTCTGGGAGAGGGATGTGATCCTGGGCTGCTGGGACCGGGGGAACCAGTACAGCCACAGCATCCTGATG AACCTGAACCACTTTGTGGTCGGCTGGACCGACTGGAACCTGGCCCTGGACCTGGAGGGGGGCCCCAACTGGGTCAAGAACTACGTGGACAGCCCCATCATCGTGGACACCAGTGAAGGCATCTTCTACAAGCAGCCCATGTTCTACCACATGGGGCACTTCAG TAAGTTCATCCCTGAGGGCTCCCAGCGCGTGGGGCTCATCGCCTCCAAAGAGTCCAAGAAGACGGACCTGGAGTACACGGCTTTCCTGCGCCCCGACGGcgccgtggtggtggtggttctgAACCG GTCTCCACAGAACGTCACCTTCGGGCTGGCTGATACAGTTGGCCTCATCGCAGCCATGGCTCCGGCCAGCTCCATCCAGACCTACCTCTGGCAGCGGCAGTGA
- the ENTREP3 gene encoding protein ENTREP3 isoform X2, producing MKVHSAPPPPPCVADGSGRERRGRGLPAGRDGLQLPACRAGAAPVRARPEQPPGCGRQRRERSRSCPAPRARPLRRPPPAAAAGAATGLRPRRSGDPGGRRRGRCSAALRAASRRPGTPASRSARGRGWGARGGEPAGSRPPVPVRAGGAPAPAPAARGGCSWAAAGPPPAARPAAPASRRCPGGRRPGPGAASRAAVLGLRRAAWSRGGGPALEGRRERREPRGRSLPPAGSSRPALRPGCGGTGEAGSVPRTPRGASGGPGPRGRCPEHPSRGGREEPPSASSGRRKVEPGPFPQSVRSCFPRAGPVLAPCRRLPRGSGAGCRRSPPRAAMPSPSESSRSLTGRTSRSLTHLRVQRTWLHILLVLGFIQLILGVLIVTFSLVAATITPSAKIRRSCPSWAGFSLALSGLVGIVSWKRPLTLVITFFTLLSVLGIMLSLAGSILSCQNAQLVKSLEACEREMDSCVCCQAHSEPLPASCSQQSEMLTMFPNPDCRSIRVALKDLLFSVCGLTVFSTIICTLSAVVCCIQIFSLDIIHVLVPQRSSSVTLECTSPPDTFLQSMMDFEEFVPPVPPPPYYPPEYTCSSETDAQSITYNGSMDSPVPLYPTDFPPSYETVMGLRGDSQATLFDSQLMDVSHTCTCDRVPSIVLSGEVSMDSGSLIMSEIMDIPGDSSPSEDSCLLELQGSMRSVDYVLFRSIQRSRADYCLSVDCVQCSHHARSPTLGLQGPFEETPQPRVRGERSYSCSTAEPSHDGVLVGGAVTHSCNRLEGLARCVGPCFPEVRLKEKGSLQGRGGGCPTGPGAGRLCHPRRNSETSCPSSPAPGLNQRLLVRSHSDPGVLTASDAADFREVLYTKALEDTVSNSSADTGLCSEACLLRRSHCDSPPLLRAGSVGKSKLLPSKKVTQQLSKTTTRSLGDLKVCRGTRGLVARFLQRPKRSPAAGVDVPGHSSQGHKQVPWSAWPGAERPHEGIHLQSCGDLSSTSSLRRLLSARRLERSRPRSLSGACKESVL from the exons ATGAAGGTTCACTCCGCGCCTCCGCCGCCTCCCTGCGTTGCAGACGGGAGCGGGAgggagcgccggggccggggcctcccggcggggcgggacggactacagctcccggcgtgccGCGCAGGGGCGGCCCCGGTGCGGGCGCGGCCCGAGCAGCCGCCGGGgtgcgggcggcagcggcgggagcgtTCCCGGAGCTGCCCTGCGCCTCGGgcgcgcccgctccgccgcccgcctccTGCCGCAGCCGCGGGCGCGGCCACCGGGCTGCGGCCCCGGCGGAGCGGGGATCCCGGAGGCCGCCGGCGGGGGCGATGCTCGGCCGCGCTCCGCGCAGCATCCCGCCGGCCGGGCACCCCCGCCAGCCGctccgcgcggggccggggctggggggcgcggggcggcgagCCCGCCGGTAGCCGCCCGCCGGTACCGGTCCGTGCCGGGGGCGCCCCGGCCCCTGCGCCCGCTGCCCGCGGAGGATGCTCCTGGGCGGcggccggccccccgcccgctgcccggcccgcggctcccgcctcccggcgctgccccgggggcCGGCGGCCTGGCCCGGGCGCCGCGTCCCGGGCGGCGGTTCTCGGCCTCCGCAGGGCGGCATGGTCccgcggcgggggcccggcgctGGAGGGACGGCGAGAGAggagggagccccggggccgctcTCTGCCTCCGGCCGGGAGCTCTAGGCCGGCTCTCCGGCCGGGATGCGGAGGTACCGGTGAGGCCGGTTCTGTTCCCAGGACGCCCCGCGGAGCCTCTGGGGGCCCCGGGCCCCGTGGGCGCTGCCCCGAGCACCCGTCCcgggggggcagggaagagccGCCGTCAGCATCCTCCGGGAGGCGAAAGGTGGAGCCCGGCCCGTTCCCGCAGAGCGTCCGTTCCTGCTTCCCCCGGGCCGGCCCCGTCCTGGCGCCGTgccgccggctgccccggggctccgGGGCCGGCTGCCGCCGCTCGCCGCCTCGGGCAGCCATGCCCTCCCCCAGCGAGTCCAGCCGCTCGCTGACCGGCCGCACGTCTCGCAGCCTCACCCACCTCCGCGTCCAGCGGACCTGGCTGCACatcctgctggtgctgggcttcATCCAACTGATCCTGGGCGTCCTGATCGTCACCTTCAGCCTGGTGGCGGCCACCATCACGCCCTCCGCCAAGATCCGGCGCTCCTGCCCGTCTTGGGCCGGCTTCTCG CTGGCGCTGTCTGGGCTCGTCGGCATCGTCTCCTGGAAGCGGCCACTCACCCTGGTG ATCACCTTCTTCACGTTGCTGTCTGTGCTGGGCATCATGCTGAGCCTCGCTGGGTCCATCCTGTCCTGCCAGAACGCGCAGCTGGTGAAGTCCCTGGAGGCCTGCGAGAGG GAGATGGACTCTTGTGTCTGCTGCCAGGCCCACTCGGAGCCTCTGCCCGcctcctgcagccagcagagcgAGATGCTGACCATGTTCCCCAACCCCGACTGCCGGAGCATCCGCGTGGCGCTTAAG GATCTTCTGTTCAGTGTCTGCGGCTTGACTGTCTTCTCCACCATCATCTGCACGCTCTCTGCTGTTGTGTGCTGCATCCAGATCTTCTCCCTCGACATCATCCATGTG ctggtccCCCAGCGCTCAAGCTCCGTGACGCTGGAATGCACGTCCCCTCCTGACACCTTTCTGCAGAGCATGATGGACTTCGAGGAGTTTGTGCCCCCAGTGCCACCACCCCCCTACTACCCGCCCGAGTACACCTGCAGCTCCGAGACCGACGCGCAGAG TATCACCTACAACGGCTCCATGGACAGCCCCGTGCCCCTCTACCCGACCGACTTCCCCCCCTCCTACGAGACTGTgatggggctgcggggggacagccAG GCCACCCTGTTTGACTCGCAGCTGATGGATGTCTCGCACACCTGTACCTGCGACCGCGTCCCCTCCATCGTGCTCAGCGGAGAAG TGTCCATGGACAGCGGGTCCCTGATCATGTCCGAGATCATGGACATCCCCGGGGACAGCAGCCCCTCGGAGGACTCGtgcctgctggagctgcagggctcCATGCGCTCCGTGGACTACGTCCTCTTCCGCTCCATCCAGCGCAGCCGCGCGGACTACTGCCTGAGCGTGGACTGCGTGCAGTGCAGCCACCACGCGCGCAGCCCCACGCTGGGCTTGCAGGGGCCCTTCGAGGAGACGCCCCAGCCCCGGGTGCGGGGGGAGCGCTCCTACTCCTGCTCCACGGCGGAGCCCAGCCACGACGGCGTCTTGGTGGGGGGAGCCGTCACCCACAGCTGCAATCGCCTGGAGGGGCTGGCCCGCTGCGTCGGCCCCTGCTTCCCTGAGGTGCGGCTTAAGGAGAAGGGCTCGCTGCAGGGGCGCGGGGGCGGCTGCCCCACGGGGCCCGGCGCCGGGCGCCTCTGCCACCCACGGCGCAACAGTGAGACCTCCTGCCcctcgtccccagccccggggctgaaCCAGCGCCTGCTCGTGAGGTCGCACAGTGACCCCGGCGTCCTGACGGCCAGCGATGCTG CAGATTTCAGGGAAGTACTTTATACCAAAGCACTGGAGGACACTGTGTCCAACTCCTCTGCGGATACAG GGCTGTGCTCAGAGGCCTGCCTGCTCCGCCGTTCACACTGTGACTCCCCCCCGCTGCTCCGGGCCGGCTCGGTGGGGAAGAGCAAGCTGCTGCCCTCCAAGAAGGTGACGCAGCAGCTGTCGAAGACGACAACCCGCTCCCTGGGGGACCTCAAGGTCTGCCGAGGCACCCGCGGGCTGGTGGCCAGGTTCCTGCAGAGACCCAAGCGCAGCCCGGCAGCTGGCGTGGATGTGCCCGGGCACAGCTCCCAGGGGCACAAGCAG GTTCCCTGGAGCGCCtggccgggagcggagcggccccACGAAGGCATCCACCTGCAGAGCTGCGGGGACCTGAGCTCCACCTCATCCCTTCGCCGGCTCCTGTCCGCCCGCCGGCTGGAGCGCAGCCGCCCACGGAGCCTCAGCGGGGCCTGCAAGGAGAGCGTTCTCTGA
- the ENTREP3 gene encoding protein ENTREP3 isoform X1 codes for MKVHSAPPPPPCVADGSGRERRGRGLPAGRDGLQLPACRAGAAPVRARPEQPPGCGRQRRERSRSCPAPRARPLRRPPPAAAAGAATGLRPRRSGDPGGRRRGRCSAALRAASRRPGTPASRSARGRGWGARGGEPAGSRPPVPVRAGGAPAPAPAARGGCSWAAAGPPPAARPAAPASRRCPGGRRPGPGAASRAAVLGLRRAAWSRGGGPALEGRRERREPRGRSLPPAGSSRPALRPGCGGTGEAGSVPRTPRGASGGPGPRGRCPEHPSRGGREEPPSASSGRRKVEPGPFPQSVRSCFPRAGPVLAPCRRLPRGSGAGCRRSPPRAAMPSPSESSRSLTGRTSRSLTHLRVQRTWLHILLVLGFIQLILGVLIVTFSLVAATITPSAKIRRSCPSWAGFSLALSGLVGIVSWKRPLTLVITFFTLLSVLGIMLSLAGSILSCQNAQLVKSLEACEREMDSCVCCQAHSEPLPASCSQQSEMLTMFPNPDCRSIRVALKDLLFSVCGLTVFSTIICTLSAVVCCIQIFSLDIIHVLSLLSLQLVPQRSSSVTLECTSPPDTFLQSMMDFEEFVPPVPPPPYYPPEYTCSSETDAQSITYNGSMDSPVPLYPTDFPPSYETVMGLRGDSQATLFDSQLMDVSHTCTCDRVPSIVLSGEVSMDSGSLIMSEIMDIPGDSSPSEDSCLLELQGSMRSVDYVLFRSIQRSRADYCLSVDCVQCSHHARSPTLGLQGPFEETPQPRVRGERSYSCSTAEPSHDGVLVGGAVTHSCNRLEGLARCVGPCFPEVRLKEKGSLQGRGGGCPTGPGAGRLCHPRRNSETSCPSSPAPGLNQRLLVRSHSDPGVLTASDAADFREVLYTKALEDTVSNSSADTGLCSEACLLRRSHCDSPPLLRAGSVGKSKLLPSKKVTQQLSKTTTRSLGDLKVCRGTRGLVARFLQRPKRSPAAGVDVPGHSSQGHKQVPWSAWPGAERPHEGIHLQSCGDLSSTSSLRRLLSARRLERSRPRSLSGACKESVL; via the exons ATGAAGGTTCACTCCGCGCCTCCGCCGCCTCCCTGCGTTGCAGACGGGAGCGGGAgggagcgccggggccggggcctcccggcggggcgggacggactacagctcccggcgtgccGCGCAGGGGCGGCCCCGGTGCGGGCGCGGCCCGAGCAGCCGCCGGGgtgcgggcggcagcggcgggagcgtTCCCGGAGCTGCCCTGCGCCTCGGgcgcgcccgctccgccgcccgcctccTGCCGCAGCCGCGGGCGCGGCCACCGGGCTGCGGCCCCGGCGGAGCGGGGATCCCGGAGGCCGCCGGCGGGGGCGATGCTCGGCCGCGCTCCGCGCAGCATCCCGCCGGCCGGGCACCCCCGCCAGCCGctccgcgcggggccggggctggggggcgcggggcggcgagCCCGCCGGTAGCCGCCCGCCGGTACCGGTCCGTGCCGGGGGCGCCCCGGCCCCTGCGCCCGCTGCCCGCGGAGGATGCTCCTGGGCGGcggccggccccccgcccgctgcccggcccgcggctcccgcctcccggcgctgccccgggggcCGGCGGCCTGGCCCGGGCGCCGCGTCCCGGGCGGCGGTTCTCGGCCTCCGCAGGGCGGCATGGTCccgcggcgggggcccggcgctGGAGGGACGGCGAGAGAggagggagccccggggccgctcTCTGCCTCCGGCCGGGAGCTCTAGGCCGGCTCTCCGGCCGGGATGCGGAGGTACCGGTGAGGCCGGTTCTGTTCCCAGGACGCCCCGCGGAGCCTCTGGGGGCCCCGGGCCCCGTGGGCGCTGCCCCGAGCACCCGTCCcgggggggcagggaagagccGCCGTCAGCATCCTCCGGGAGGCGAAAGGTGGAGCCCGGCCCGTTCCCGCAGAGCGTCCGTTCCTGCTTCCCCCGGGCCGGCCCCGTCCTGGCGCCGTgccgccggctgccccggggctccgGGGCCGGCTGCCGCCGCTCGCCGCCTCGGGCAGCCATGCCCTCCCCCAGCGAGTCCAGCCGCTCGCTGACCGGCCGCACGTCTCGCAGCCTCACCCACCTCCGCGTCCAGCGGACCTGGCTGCACatcctgctggtgctgggcttcATCCAACTGATCCTGGGCGTCCTGATCGTCACCTTCAGCCTGGTGGCGGCCACCATCACGCCCTCCGCCAAGATCCGGCGCTCCTGCCCGTCTTGGGCCGGCTTCTCG CTGGCGCTGTCTGGGCTCGTCGGCATCGTCTCCTGGAAGCGGCCACTCACCCTGGTG ATCACCTTCTTCACGTTGCTGTCTGTGCTGGGCATCATGCTGAGCCTCGCTGGGTCCATCCTGTCCTGCCAGAACGCGCAGCTGGTGAAGTCCCTGGAGGCCTGCGAGAGG GAGATGGACTCTTGTGTCTGCTGCCAGGCCCACTCGGAGCCTCTGCCCGcctcctgcagccagcagagcgAGATGCTGACCATGTTCCCCAACCCCGACTGCCGGAGCATCCGCGTGGCGCTTAAG GATCTTCTGTTCAGTGTCTGCGGCTTGACTGTCTTCTCCACCATCATCTGCACGCTCTCTGCTGTTGTGTGCTGCATCCAGATCTTCTCCCTCGACATCATCCATGTG ctctccctcctctccctgcagctggtccCCCAGCGCTCAAGCTCCGTGACGCTGGAATGCACGTCCCCTCCTGACACCTTTCTGCAGAGCATGATGGACTTCGAGGAGTTTGTGCCCCCAGTGCCACCACCCCCCTACTACCCGCCCGAGTACACCTGCAGCTCCGAGACCGACGCGCAGAG TATCACCTACAACGGCTCCATGGACAGCCCCGTGCCCCTCTACCCGACCGACTTCCCCCCCTCCTACGAGACTGTgatggggctgcggggggacagccAG GCCACCCTGTTTGACTCGCAGCTGATGGATGTCTCGCACACCTGTACCTGCGACCGCGTCCCCTCCATCGTGCTCAGCGGAGAAG TGTCCATGGACAGCGGGTCCCTGATCATGTCCGAGATCATGGACATCCCCGGGGACAGCAGCCCCTCGGAGGACTCGtgcctgctggagctgcagggctcCATGCGCTCCGTGGACTACGTCCTCTTCCGCTCCATCCAGCGCAGCCGCGCGGACTACTGCCTGAGCGTGGACTGCGTGCAGTGCAGCCACCACGCGCGCAGCCCCACGCTGGGCTTGCAGGGGCCCTTCGAGGAGACGCCCCAGCCCCGGGTGCGGGGGGAGCGCTCCTACTCCTGCTCCACGGCGGAGCCCAGCCACGACGGCGTCTTGGTGGGGGGAGCCGTCACCCACAGCTGCAATCGCCTGGAGGGGCTGGCCCGCTGCGTCGGCCCCTGCTTCCCTGAGGTGCGGCTTAAGGAGAAGGGCTCGCTGCAGGGGCGCGGGGGCGGCTGCCCCACGGGGCCCGGCGCCGGGCGCCTCTGCCACCCACGGCGCAACAGTGAGACCTCCTGCCcctcgtccccagccccggggctgaaCCAGCGCCTGCTCGTGAGGTCGCACAGTGACCCCGGCGTCCTGACGGCCAGCGATGCTG CAGATTTCAGGGAAGTACTTTATACCAAAGCACTGGAGGACACTGTGTCCAACTCCTCTGCGGATACAG GGCTGTGCTCAGAGGCCTGCCTGCTCCGCCGTTCACACTGTGACTCCCCCCCGCTGCTCCGGGCCGGCTCGGTGGGGAAGAGCAAGCTGCTGCCCTCCAAGAAGGTGACGCAGCAGCTGTCGAAGACGACAACCCGCTCCCTGGGGGACCTCAAGGTCTGCCGAGGCACCCGCGGGCTGGTGGCCAGGTTCCTGCAGAGACCCAAGCGCAGCCCGGCAGCTGGCGTGGATGTGCCCGGGCACAGCTCCCAGGGGCACAAGCAG GTTCCCTGGAGCGCCtggccgggagcggagcggccccACGAAGGCATCCACCTGCAGAGCTGCGGGGACCTGAGCTCCACCTCATCCCTTCGCCGGCTCCTGTCCGCCCGCCGGCTGGAGCGCAGCCGCCCACGGAGCCTCAGCGGGGCCTGCAAGGAGAGCGTTCTCTGA